Proteins found in one Lates calcarifer isolate ASB-BC8 linkage group LG8, TLL_Latcal_v3, whole genome shotgun sequence genomic segment:
- the LOC108882953 gene encoding alpha-1A adrenergic receptor — protein sequence MSVSTDSVTNFWKNGSSELDGTPDASSHVNFTNSSRGNHTEPSEVDLTRAIPLGLVLGAFIVFAIAGNILVILSVVCNRHLRTPTNYFIINLAIADLLLGTTVLPVSATLEILDYWVFGRIFCDIWAAVDVLCCTASIMSLCVISIDRYIGVSHPLQYPGIVTEKRALLAMLGVWVLSVVISIGPLLGWKQPPSPDDTVCPITEEPFYALFSSLGSFYIPLVVILVMYCRVYIVAKRTTKNLEAGVMRERMNSSELTLRIHKGSQVQEEPGSSGAGKGRAHQARSSLTVKLLKFSREKKAAKTLGVVVGMFTLCWLPFFLALPIGSFNVNLRPPDLLFKVIFWLGYFNSCLNPIIYPCYNREFKLAFIRILRCQCHQRKRPGWRAYNYRSSNFSSSGNSRKGSTDHNSSCLNGSQRTLPSSASPSPSYLSKGLPPCPEGETLYIWGATTPTPSTPNLLPGSPADCQQRSLRGEVRGGKATEETTGSVFSFSFGKNRDKGGMNKDSISPEDKV from the exons ATGAGTGTAAGCACTGACAGTGTGACAAACTTTTGGAAAAATGGTTCCTCGGAACTCGACGGGACTCCGGACGCGTCTTCCCACGTCAACTTCACCAACAGCTCCAGGGGGAACCACACGGAGCCCAGCGAGGTGGACCTCACCCGAGCCATCCCGCTCGGCTTGGTGCTTGGGGCTTTTATCGTGTTCGCCATCGCGGGCAACATCCTCGTCATTCTCTCGGTTGTGTGCAACAGGCACCTGCGGACCCCGACGAACTACTTCATCATCAACCTGGCCATCGCTGACCTGCTGCTGGGCACCACGGTGCTGCCGGTGTCCGCCACTCTGGAGATCCTAGACTACTGGGTGTTCGGCAGGATCTTCTGTGACATCTGGGCGGCGGTGGATGTCCTGTGCTGCACCGCGTCCATCATGAGCCTGTGCGTAATATCCATCGACCGCTACATCGGAGTGAGCCACCCGCTGCAGTACCCGGGCATCGTGACGGAGAAGCGGGCTCTGCTGGCCATGCTCGGTGTGTGGGTGCTGTCGGTGGTCATCTCCATCGGTCCTCTGCTCGGATGGAAGCAGCCGCCGTCGCCGGACGACACGGTGTGCCCCATCACCGAGGAGCCGTTTTACGCGCTCTTCTCCTCCCTCGGCTCCTTTTACATCCCCCTGGTCGTTATTCTGGTCATGTACTGTCGCGTGTACATAGTCGCCAAACGAACCACTAAGAATTTGGAGGCAGGTGTGATGCGCGAGAGAATGAACTCCAGCGAGCTGACCCTCAGGATCCACAAGGGTTCTCAGGTGCAGGAGGAGCCCGGCAGTTCGGGCGCCGGCAAGGGCCGCGCGCACCAAGCGAGAAGTTCCCTCACGGTGAAACTTCTGAAATTCTCCCGGGAGAAGAAAGCAGCTAAAACTTTGGGAGTTGTGGTCGGCATGTTTACGCTTTGTTGGCTGCCCTTCTTTCTGGCCTTACCCATAG GGTCTTTCAATGTGAACCTTCGCCCACCCGATCTCCTCTTCAAAGTGATCTTCTGGCTGGGCTACTTCAACAGCTGCCTGAACCCCATCATCTACCCCTGCTACAACCGCGAGTTCAAGCTAGCTTTCATTCGCATCCTAAGATGCCAGTGCCACCAGCGCAAGCGTCCTGGCTGGAGGGCGTACAATTACCGCTCCTCCAACTTCAGCTCCTCTGGAAACTCGCGCAAAGGCTCTACAGATCACAACTCCAGCTGCTTGAACGGCAGCCAGCGTACCCTGCCGTCGTCTGCCAGTCCAAGCCCCAGTTACCTGAGCAAGGGTCTGCCACCTTGCCCCGAGGGGGAAACATTATACATCTGGGGGGCAACCACCCCAACTCCTTCCACACCTAATCTGCTGCCTGGCAGCCCGGCAGACTGCCAGCAGAGATCTCTGAGAGGGGAGGTAAGAGGAGGGAAAGCAACTGAGGAGACTACTGgtagtgttttctctttttccttcgGGAAGAACAGAGACAAGGGAGGGATGAACAAAGACAGCATCTCACCTGAGGACAAGGTGTGA